A window of Lacibacter sediminis contains these coding sequences:
- a CDS encoding deoxynucleoside kinase, with product MAKSKKPKHVAIAGNIGAGKTTLTEMLAKHYKWIPQFEDVDHNPYLNDFYEDMPRWSFNLQIYFLNNRLNQVLEIQRGTETVIQDRTIFEDAHIFAPNLHDMGLMGKRDFENYFSFFSTLKTMVSPPDLLIYLKASVPTLVAQIQKRGREYEENIRLDYLKKLNEYYNKWIDQYKEGSLLVIDVDANKFAENEEHFGEIINKIDSQLYGLF from the coding sequence ATGGCGAAAAGTAAAAAACCAAAACATGTGGCTATTGCCGGTAATATCGGCGCTGGAAAAACGACCCTTACTGAAATGCTGGCAAAGCATTATAAATGGATTCCCCAGTTTGAAGATGTGGATCATAATCCCTACCTCAACGATTTTTACGAAGACATGCCACGCTGGAGTTTTAATCTTCAGATCTACTTTTTAAACAATCGCCTGAATCAGGTATTGGAAATTCAACGTGGTACAGAAACGGTTATTCAAGACCGTACTATTTTTGAAGATGCACACATCTTTGCACCCAATCTTCATGATATGGGTTTGATGGGTAAGCGTGATTTTGAGAATTACTTTTCCTTCTTCTCTACATTAAAGACAATGGTTTCTCCTCCCGATCTGTTGATCTATTTAAAAGCATCTGTGCCAACATTGGTAGCACAGATTCAAAAGCGAGGCAGGGAATATGAAGAAAATATCCGTCTTGATTATCTCAAAAAACTCAACGAGTATTATAACAAGTGGATCGATCAATACAAAGAAGGAAGTTTATTGGTGATTGATGTTGATGCAAATAAGTTTGCCGAAAACGAAGAGCATTTCGGTGAGATCATTAATAAGATCGACTCTCAGTTATATGGATTGTTTTAA
- the trpS gene encoding tryptophan--tRNA ligase: MSKQKEIVMSGLRPTGYLHLGNYFGAMKNYVKMQDEYECFFMVADWHSLTTHPDTKELKANVRRVFAENIACGLDPEKVAFYCQSHIYETAELYLYLNMMAYKGELEKTTTFKDKVRAHPDNVNAGLLTYPVLMAADILLFRASYVPVGKDQEQHLEMARNFANRFNHRYGDVFPEPSAFNFGGELIKVPSLDGTGKMSKSENQNATIYLADEDDVIRKKVMKAKTDSGPTEPNSTKPDYIENIFQLMRLVSTPDTIQKFEDDFNNCVIRYGDMKKQLGEDMVKFVTPIREKAKAIENDDAYLKEVMLKGAEKARISARKTIELTREAMGLNYF; the protein is encoded by the coding sequence ATGAGCAAACAGAAAGAAATAGTCATGAGCGGCCTTCGCCCTACAGGTTACCTGCACCTGGGGAATTATTTCGGTGCCATGAAGAATTATGTGAAAATGCAGGATGAGTATGAATGTTTTTTTATGGTGGCCGATTGGCATTCTCTCACCACACATCCCGATACCAAAGAGTTGAAAGCAAATGTAAGACGTGTGTTTGCAGAGAATATCGCCTGCGGATTAGACCCTGAAAAAGTGGCGTTCTATTGCCAGAGTCATATCTATGAAACAGCAGAGCTTTATCTCTATCTCAACATGATGGCTTATAAAGGTGAGCTGGAAAAAACGACTACGTTTAAAGACAAGGTAAGAGCACATCCTGATAATGTGAATGCCGGGTTACTTACTTACCCTGTGTTAATGGCAGCAGATATTTTACTGTTTCGTGCCAGTTATGTTCCCGTTGGTAAGGACCAGGAGCAGCATCTTGAAATGGCCCGCAACTTTGCCAACCGGTTCAACCACCGTTATGGTGACGTGTTCCCTGAACCATCGGCTTTTAATTTTGGTGGGGAGTTGATAAAAGTACCCAGCCTCGACGGAACAGGAAAGATGAGTAAGAGTGAAAACCAGAACGCAACGATTTATCTGGCAGATGAGGATGATGTGATCCGAAAAAAAGTAATGAAGGCAAAAACAGATTCTGGTCCAACTGAACCCAATTCAACAAAGCCCGATTACATTGAAAATATATTCCAGTTGATGCGTTTGGTAAGTACGCCTGATACTATTCAGAAGTTTGAAGACGATTTCAATAATTGTGTGATCCGGTATGGTGATATGAAAAAGCAACTGGGTGAAGACATGGTAAAATTTGTTACACCCATTCGTGAAAAAGCAAAAGCTATTGAAAACGATGATGCATACCTGAAAGAAGTGATGTTGAAAGGAGCGGAAAAAGCAAGGATCAGTGCCCGCAAAACCATTGAGTTAACCAGGGAAGCAATGGGGCTTAATTATTTTTAA
- a CDS encoding OmpA family protein has product MKQVLALLIVFCGFLTAGAQNKDLKKLPSIGFQFSMFDFQSGVDIKNKGLSTVLREKSLGKGDRLNPGLTVHYMQGITNNVDVMARLGGTFLTYPSRNTLDVGTSDKFYGELDANLNIKLLPDNYWVVPYLQAGIGASVERGNWMAQIPVGAGLQVNLFDQVFVHINTGYRVPVTSRANYGLVHSFGVSVPLKERVAPPPPPPPAPEPPKDKDGDGVLDVDDVCPDEAGVAALRGCPDKDKDGVADKDDKCADVAGLARYSGCPIPDTDKDGINDEEDKCPQQAGVARYNGCPIPDTDKDGVNDEEDKCPAVAGIAANAGCPEVKEEIKTKVEFAARNIFFNTGSYQLQKKSYAPLNEVAQILKDNPTLQLDVEGHTDNTGDAAKNQVLSENRAAAVKAYLVAQGVDKGRLTSAGYGIDKPIADNKTAAGKSKNRRVELKLRSY; this is encoded by the coding sequence ATGAAACAAGTGCTCGCTTTACTGATCGTTTTTTGTGGTTTTTTAACCGCAGGCGCTCAGAACAAGGATCTTAAAAAACTGCCTTCAATTGGTTTTCAGTTTTCTATGTTTGATTTTCAGTCGGGTGTTGATATAAAAAACAAGGGTCTTTCAACTGTTCTCAGAGAAAAAAGTTTAGGGAAAGGAGATCGCTTGAATCCAGGACTCACTGTTCACTACATGCAGGGAATTACTAATAATGTAGATGTTATGGCAAGGCTTGGCGGCACATTCTTAACCTACCCTTCCCGTAACACTCTGGATGTTGGAACCAGTGATAAGTTTTATGGTGAACTAGATGCAAATCTGAATATAAAACTGCTTCCTGATAATTATTGGGTAGTCCCTTATTTACAGGCTGGTATTGGCGCCTCAGTTGAGAGAGGAAACTGGATGGCACAAATACCTGTTGGTGCAGGGTTACAGGTGAATTTATTCGATCAGGTATTTGTTCATATTAATACCGGATATCGTGTACCGGTTACTTCAAGAGCTAATTATGGATTGGTTCATTCGTTTGGTGTAAGCGTGCCGCTTAAAGAAAGAGTTGCTCCGCCACCGCCACCTCCTCCGGCTCCGGAGCCTCCAAAAGATAAAGATGGTGATGGTGTTTTGGACGTTGATGATGTTTGCCCTGATGAAGCAGGTGTGGCTGCATTACGTGGTTGTCCTGATAAGGATAAGGATGGTGTTGCTGATAAGGATGATAAATGTGCTGATGTTGCAGGTTTGGCCCGTTACAGCGGTTGTCCGATCCCTGATACCGATAAAGATGGTATTAATGACGAAGAAGATAAATGCCCTCAACAGGCAGGTGTGGCACGTTACAATGGTTGCCCTATTCCTGACACTGATAAAGATGGCGTGAATGATGAAGAAGATAAATGTCCTGCAGTGGCAGGTATTGCTGCAAATGCAGGTTGTCCTGAAGTAAAAGAAGAAATTAAAACCAAGGTTGAATTTGCAGCACGTAATATTTTCTTTAATACAGGTAGTTACCAGTTGCAAAAGAAATCATATGCTCCATTAAATGAAGTTGCGCAGATTTTAAAAGACAATCCAACTCTTCAGTTGGATGTTGAAGGTCACACCGATAACACTGGAGATGCAGCAAAAAATCAAGTATTGTCTGAAAACCGTGCAGCTGCTGTAAAGGCTTATTTGGTTGCTCAAGGTGTTGATAAAGGCCGTTTAACTTCTGCCGGTTACGGAATTGATAAACCAATTGCTGATAATAAAACAGCCGCCGGGAAATCTAAAAACCGCAGGGTTGAATTGAAGCTGAGAAGTTATTAA
- a CDS encoding septal ring lytic transglycosylase RlpA family protein translates to MKKFCLLFVLFFSVSVLDVTAQQDSTKPEKKSSSKSKIQYGLASFYSNKFNGRKTANGEIFSNQKLTAAHNTLPLGTYVRVTNLRNKRSVVVKINDRLHHKNKRIIDLSRAAATKLGFIKSGLTRVKVEVLGKKPPSK, encoded by the coding sequence ATGAAGAAATTCTGCCTTCTTTTTGTGTTGTTTTTTTCTGTATCGGTACTCGATGTTACAGCGCAGCAAGACAGTACAAAGCCGGAAAAAAAATCAAGCAGTAAGTCAAAGATCCAATATGGCCTGGCCAGTTTTTACTCCAATAAGTTTAATGGCCGTAAAACGGCTAACGGTGAAATTTTCAGTAATCAGAAACTTACCGCTGCTCATAACACGCTTCCACTAGGCACTTATGTGCGGGTAACCAATCTTCGCAATAAACGCTCGGTGGTGGTTAAAATAAACGACAGGCTGCATCATAAGAATAAGCGCATCATCGATCTGTCGAGAGCAGCAGCCACAAAGCTTGGCTTTATCAAAAGTGGGTTAACCCGGGTAAAGGTTGAGGTGCTGGGTAAAAAGCCTCCTTCAAAATAA
- a CDS encoding L,D-transpeptidase family protein, whose product MRKQFTASSLFLFFVLMLAMNACGDGETKEVKDIVVEPEQMNERVKTNINELLSRIENDGKADDSTKISRFSVVDAYYKQSGYKAVWSSDEQFLSLADSMLLFIQQAKLYGLFPNDYHYPVLKNIAARFAADTAAVGDRRDAALWSKADVLLTDAFFNIAAHLHVGRLKVDSTFMNPDSVLTDKFYQSNLNAVVNGKSITEVFHALEPTHEGYVELKVAAKQFIDSADFDKKYTYVSYPYKDSLAFVKSLMKRLQEEGMLSWQLEQVDSSQLKEALIKLQKKKELTVDGKFGVQVVRLLNNTDEEKFKRIAINLDRYKVLPPKMPERYIWVNLPAYKLELWDNDTLRIESKVVVGKPNTRTPLLTSRISDMVTYPQWTIPNSIIMKEIVPAMRRDPGYLAKKGYSLLTWEGEVVDPYSVDWTKYKKGIPYKVVQGSGDDNALGILKFNFPNKYSVYLHDTNQRYLFKNAKRALSHGCVRVQEWEKLTYYISALDSVNYEFDPTRVESDSIKVWLERKEKHVVKVKTKLPVYFRYFTAAGKEGKLIFFEDIYNEDKVAREAYFSTK is encoded by the coding sequence ATGAGAAAACAGTTTACCGCCTCTTCTTTGTTCCTGTTCTTTGTTCTTATGTTGGCCATGAACGCCTGTGGCGATGGAGAAACGAAAGAGGTAAAAGATATTGTTGTTGAACCCGAACAAATGAATGAACGGGTAAAGACAAATATCAATGAATTACTTTCCCGTATTGAAAATGATGGAAAAGCTGATGACAGTACCAAAATTTCCCGTTTTAGTGTTGTTGATGCTTATTATAAACAATCAGGTTATAAAGCTGTTTGGAGCAGCGATGAACAATTTCTTTCTTTAGCTGATTCGATGTTGCTGTTTATTCAACAGGCAAAGTTGTATGGATTATTTCCCAACGATTATCACTATCCTGTATTAAAAAACATTGCTGCACGTTTTGCTGCAGATACTGCTGCTGTTGGCGACAGGAGGGACGCTGCTCTTTGGTCGAAGGCTGATGTATTACTGACCGATGCGTTTTTTAATATCGCTGCTCATTTACATGTAGGTCGTTTAAAGGTTGATAGCACATTTATGAATCCGGATTCAGTGTTGACCGATAAGTTTTATCAGTCAAATCTTAATGCAGTAGTAAATGGTAAATCTATAACGGAGGTGTTTCATGCATTAGAACCAACACATGAAGGTTATGTAGAATTAAAAGTGGCAGCAAAACAATTTATTGACAGTGCCGACTTTGATAAAAAGTACACATATGTTTCTTATCCTTATAAAGATTCATTGGCGTTTGTAAAATCGTTGATGAAACGTTTACAGGAAGAAGGAATGCTTAGCTGGCAATTGGAACAGGTAGATTCGTCGCAATTAAAAGAAGCGCTTATCAAACTTCAAAAGAAAAAAGAGCTGACTGTTGATGGTAAATTTGGTGTGCAGGTAGTTCGTCTTCTCAACAATACTGATGAGGAGAAATTCAAACGCATCGCTATTAATCTTGACAGGTATAAAGTACTTCCGCCAAAAATGCCCGAGCGTTATATATGGGTAAATCTTCCTGCTTATAAACTGGAGCTGTGGGATAATGATACACTCCGTATTGAAAGTAAAGTGGTGGTGGGTAAACCAAATACCAGAACACCCTTGTTAACGAGTCGCATCAGTGATATGGTTACTTATCCGCAATGGACAATTCCTAACAGTATTATCATGAAGGAAATTGTTCCTGCAATGAGGCGTGATCCGGGTTATCTTGCTAAGAAAGGATATTCTCTTCTTACATGGGAAGGTGAAGTAGTTGATCCATATTCTGTTGACTGGACAAAATATAAAAAAGGAATTCCGTATAAAGTTGTACAGGGTAGTGGTGATGATAATGCATTAGGTATTTTAAAATTCAACTTCCCCAATAAATATTCTGTTTATCTGCACGATACAAATCAACGTTACCTGTTTAAAAATGCAAAGCGTGCATTAAGTCATGGTTGTGTGCGTGTGCAGGAATGGGAGAAACTTACCTACTATATTTCAGCGCTCGATAGTGTTAACTATGAATTTGATCCAACTCGTGTAGAAAGCGATTCTATCAAAGTTTGGCTTGAACGAAAAGAGAAACATGTGGTGAAGGTAAAAACCAAACTTCCCGTTTATTTCCGTTACTTTACCGCAGCCGGAAAAGAGGGGAAACTTATTTTCTTTGAAGATATTTACAACGAAGATAAAGTGGCACGTGAAGCATATTTCTCAACCAAATAA
- a CDS encoding M15 family metallopeptidase, with translation MITFILPSPKNSAMDVFQIVKIAKRLHIAITAVLFFSLFVLPACAQQLKTSSYGVRYITSEKNYRQTLTLDSNKKMVELKQLLPGLIYELHYATNGNFVKQPLYPTNTNHTFLRLPAAKALQKVQTELKQKGLGLKIFDAYRPYSVTIKFWELIKDERYVANPAKGSGHNRGLAVDLTIVDLKTGVELDMGTGFDNFTDTAHHSFTQLSTTVLQNRKLLKEVMLKHGFNLLETEWWHYYWPNDRNYEVLNLDFKKLKKFSN, from the coding sequence ATGATTACATTTATCCTTCCATCACCAAAAAATTCAGCAATGGATGTTTTTCAGATAGTCAAAATAGCGAAACGGTTGCACATAGCAATAACCGCTGTCTTGTTTTTTTCCCTGTTTGTTTTACCTGCCTGTGCCCAACAACTGAAAACCAGCAGTTATGGCGTTCGATACATTACTTCTGAAAAAAATTACCGGCAAACATTAACATTGGACAGCAATAAAAAAATGGTTGAGCTGAAGCAATTGCTACCCGGGCTTATTTATGAACTACACTATGCAACCAATGGAAACTTTGTAAAACAACCGCTTTATCCAACAAATACAAACCATACATTTTTACGATTACCTGCCGCAAAAGCTTTACAAAAAGTACAAACTGAGTTGAAACAAAAAGGATTGGGCTTAAAAATTTTTGATGCCTATCGCCCCTACTCTGTTACCATAAAATTCTGGGAACTGATCAAGGATGAACGTTATGTTGCCAATCCTGCAAAAGGTAGTGGGCATAACCGTGGTTTAGCTGTTGACTTAACGATTGTTGATTTGAAAACAGGTGTTGAGTTAGATATGGGAACCGGCTTTGATAATTTTACTGATACGGCACATCATTCATTTACACAATTATCAACAACCGTTTTGCAAAACAGAAAACTATTGAAAGAAGTGATGCTCAAACATGGCTTTAACTTATTGGAAACAGAATGGTGGCATTACTATTGGCCAAATGACAGGAACTATGAAGTGCTGAATCTTGATTTTAAAAAACTGAAGAAGTTTTCTAATTAA
- a CDS encoding DUF952 domain-containing protein gives MPIIYHVTTAAEWNAAKANGYYETPSLKDEGFIHCSQENQVAGVLERYFAGKTDLVKLVIDTDKLTSRFVFEWSPSTEDTFPHVYGTINVDAVVDVVAIN, from the coding sequence ATGCCCATTATTTATCATGTTACTACCGCTGCCGAATGGAATGCAGCAAAAGCCAACGGCTACTATGAAACGCCTTCTCTCAAAGACGAAGGGTTTATTCATTGCTCACAGGAAAACCAGGTGGCAGGTGTGCTTGAACGTTATTTTGCCGGCAAAACAGATTTGGTAAAGCTTGTAATTGATACAGACAAACTCACAAGTCGCTTTGTGTTTGAATGGAGTCCATCAACAGAAGATACATTTCCGCATGTGTATGGAACAATTAATGTGGATGCGGTGGTGGATGTGGTAGCAATTAATTAG
- a CDS encoding VOC family protein: protein MFQRITIAFFALFITTISYAQTDARIEVVKHNHVALHVKDIAASTKFYKEVMGLEPVAVPDSLKAIRSWFKLGTDQQIHLLAGRDFDVKNDRNGSHFALFVISITAAEKYLTQHKMSFHKQVRFDGAVQIYVADPDGYLIELNEVKR, encoded by the coding sequence ATGTTTCAACGAATAACGATTGCCTTTTTTGCCTTATTCATCACAACGATTTCTTATGCACAAACTGATGCAAGGATTGAAGTGGTAAAACACAATCATGTTGCTTTACACGTAAAAGACATTGCTGCAAGCACCAAATTTTATAAAGAAGTAATGGGGCTTGAACCCGTTGCTGTTCCTGATTCACTCAAAGCAATCCGTTCCTGGTTTAAGTTGGGAACTGATCAACAGATCCATTTATTGGCAGGAAGAGATTTCGACGTGAAGAACGATCGCAACGGCAGTCACTTTGCATTGTTTGTTATATCCATTACTGCTGCTGAAAAATATTTAACGCAACATAAGATGAGTTTCCACAAGCAGGTTCGCTTTGATGGTGCTGTACAGATTTATGTTGCCGATCCAGATGGTTATTTAATTGAACTGAACGAAGTAAAACGTTAA
- a CDS encoding chorismate synthase, with protein MNSFGKLFRVSIFGESHGESVGIVVDGCPAGLALTVDDLLPDLERRKGGKQKGTTPRQEADYPFFKSGLFNDKTTGFPIAIFFENNNTRSEDYNKQRSIPRPGHADWVAHQKFGGHEDYRGGGHFSARLTTGLVAAGAIAKKLMTDVSIHAEVIEIGGEKDLEKGLQNAIDAKDSVGGLVECRVTGLPVGLGEPYFDSVESLLAQMMFTIPAVRGVEFGTGFAAAKMFGSEHNDAIENMVGKTVTNHAGGVVGGITNGNELVFRIAIKPTSSTPKEQTSLNWDTEQMEKFSIKGRHDLCVALRAPVIVEAATAIVLADLMLQEQRIKRIVS; from the coding sequence ATGAACTCATTCGGTAAATTATTTCGTGTATCCATCTTTGGCGAATCGCATGGCGAAAGCGTAGGTATTGTGGTAGATGGTTGTCCGGCAGGTCTTGCTTTGACAGTTGATGATCTTTTGCCCGATCTTGAACGCAGAAAAGGTGGGAAACAAAAAGGAACAACACCAAGACAGGAAGCGGACTACCCGTTTTTCAAAAGTGGTTTGTTCAATGATAAGACAACCGGTTTCCCGATTGCGATCTTCTTCGAAAACAATAATACACGCAGCGAAGATTATAATAAGCAGCGCAGCATTCCACGTCCCGGTCATGCCGATTGGGTGGCGCATCAAAAATTTGGTGGCCATGAAGATTACCGTGGTGGCGGACACTTCAGTGCTCGACTCACAACCGGATTGGTGGCTGCAGGTGCAATAGCAAAAAAACTGATGACGGACGTTTCCATTCATGCCGAGGTTATAGAAATAGGTGGTGAAAAAGATTTAGAAAAAGGATTGCAAAATGCCATTGATGCAAAAGATTCAGTAGGTGGTTTGGTTGAATGCAGAGTAACAGGTTTGCCTGTTGGTTTAGGTGAACCGTATTTTGATTCTGTTGAATCATTACTTGCACAAATGATGTTTACCATTCCTGCCGTTCGTGGAGTGGAGTTTGGAACCGGTTTCGCTGCAGCAAAAATGTTTGGCAGTGAGCATAACGATGCCATTGAAAATATGGTTGGTAAAACTGTTACCAATCATGCAGGCGGTGTGGTAGGAGGCATTACCAATGGAAATGAACTGGTGTTCCGTATTGCTATCAAACCAACATCTTCAACTCCAAAAGAACAAACCAGCTTAAACTGGGACACAGAACAGATGGAAAAATTTTCGATCAAAGGACGTCATGATCTTTGTGTGGCATTGCGTGCTCCTGTGATTGTTGAAGCTGCAACAGCAATTGTACTGGCTGATTTAATGTTGCAGGAACAACGGATCAAACGTATCGTCTCTTAA
- the aroA gene encoding 3-phosphoshikimate 1-carboxyvinyltransferase, with protein sequence MKVTIQPSTLTGTIQSNASKSSMQRACAAALVAKGKSVIKNPGHSNDDKAAMDITQRLGGIVSSNDNELIIESNGVQPVSSEINCGESGLSIRMFTPLVALSNHALTVNGTGSLTTRPMDFFDEILPQLDVHVKSNQGKLPLNIQGPIVPKNITIDGSLSSQFLTGLLLAYAASDASDVSITVTNLKSKPYIDLTLDVMKQFGLKVPENKNYESFYFAPTTHHSPLTTHHYTVEGDWSGAAFLLVAGAVAGNIVVKGLDVFSTQADKAVLQALMDCGCIISIQPEQIEIGPAPLKPFHFNATECPDLFPPLVALASYCNGKSVIEGTTRLTHKESNRAITLQEEFAKLGVTIELQDDLMIVHGGDGLKGATVHSRHDHRIAMACAVAALKADADVTIEEAEAINKSYPDFYEHLKLLKASVSY encoded by the coding sequence GTGAAGGTAACAATACAACCATCTACACTTACAGGAACTATTCAATCGAACGCATCAAAAAGTTCGATGCAGCGTGCATGTGCTGCTGCTTTGGTGGCGAAAGGAAAAAGTGTTATTAAAAATCCCGGGCATAGTAATGATGATAAAGCGGCGATGGATATTACCCAACGCTTAGGTGGAATCGTCAGCAGCAATGACAACGAACTCATTATTGAAAGTAATGGCGTGCAACCGGTAAGCAGCGAGATCAATTGTGGCGAGAGTGGTTTAAGCATCCGCATGTTTACACCGTTGGTTGCGTTAAGCAATCATGCACTTACTGTAAACGGTACCGGCAGTTTAACGACAAGGCCAATGGATTTCTTTGATGAGATCTTGCCGCAGCTTGATGTACATGTAAAAAGCAACCAGGGGAAATTGCCCTTGAATATTCAAGGACCGATCGTTCCAAAAAATATTACGATTGACGGATCACTCAGCTCACAGTTCCTGACCGGATTGTTGCTGGCGTATGCTGCAAGCGATGCAAGTGATGTATCGATCACAGTTACTAATCTTAAAAGCAAACCCTACATCGATCTTACACTCGATGTGATGAAACAGTTTGGGTTGAAAGTACCGGAGAATAAAAATTACGAATCGTTTTATTTTGCTCCCACCACTCACCATTCACCACTCACTACTCACCATTACACTGTGGAAGGTGATTGGAGTGGTGCTGCATTCTTACTCGTTGCAGGTGCGGTTGCAGGAAACATCGTAGTAAAAGGATTGGATGTATTTTCTACACAGGCAGATAAAGCCGTGTTGCAGGCATTGATGGATTGTGGTTGTATCATTTCTATTCAACCCGAACAAATTGAAATCGGTCCGGCTCCGTTAAAGCCATTTCATTTTAATGCAACTGAATGTCCCGATCTGTTTCCGCCGTTGGTTGCATTGGCATCTTATTGCAATGGCAAATCAGTTATTGAAGGAACAACACGTTTAACGCATAAGGAAAGTAACCGTGCAATCACCTTGCAGGAAGAATTTGCGAAACTGGGTGTAACAATAGAGTTGCAGGACGATCTCATGATTGTTCATGGTGGTGACGGTTTAAAAGGAGCTACGGTTCATTCACGTCACGATCATCGTATTGCCATGGCTTGTGCTGTAGCTGCCTTGAAAGCAGATGCTGATGTAACGATTGAAGAAGCAGAAGCGATTAATAAATCGTACCCTGATTTTTATGAGCACCTTAAATTATTAAAAGCTTCCGTATCTTACTGA
- the aroB gene encoding 3-dehydroquinate synthase — protein sequence MIKKTYKFSTASVDYYFEGQLSQLGKIVDKTHTVIITDENIFKAHGNKLKNWNTIVLKAGEEFKIQPTVDTIVEQLIELGADRKSTLVGIGGGVITDLTGYVASVYMRGIKFGFVPTTVLALVDASIGGKNGIDVGVYKNMVGIIRQPSFLLHDLSLLSSLPQSEWENGFAEIIKHACIKDAVMFKELEAHTLADYQKKKSLMTALIKRNALIKTKVVQADEFESGDRKLLNYGHTLGHAIENMYELSHGQAISIGMTYACHISEQLTGFKQTEKVVNLLSKYGLPTYAEFDKKKAFDILQKDKKKVKTEMSYVLLNKIGQGVVKNIPLTQLKNIIESL from the coding sequence ATGATAAAAAAAACATACAAATTCTCTACTGCTTCTGTTGATTACTATTTTGAAGGACAGCTTTCACAGTTAGGAAAGATCGTTGACAAAACACATACGGTCATTATTACGGATGAAAATATCTTCAAAGCGCATGGCAACAAATTGAAGAACTGGAATACGATTGTATTAAAAGCAGGCGAAGAATTTAAAATTCAGCCAACTGTTGATACCATTGTTGAACAGTTGATCGAATTAGGTGCAGATCGTAAATCAACTTTAGTTGGTATTGGCGGTGGTGTCATCACTGATCTTACAGGCTATGTCGCATCGGTGTATATGCGTGGTATTAAGTTCGGGTTTGTACCTACAACTGTGTTGGCATTGGTTGATGCAAGCATTGGTGGTAAAAACGGAATTGACGTAGGTGTTTATAAAAATATGGTGGGCATTATCCGGCAGCCTTCTTTTTTATTACATGATCTGTCGCTGCTTTCTTCACTTCCGCAAAGCGAATGGGAGAATGGGTTTGCTGAGATCATTAAGCATGCCTGTATAAAAGATGCAGTAATGTTCAAGGAACTGGAAGCACATACATTGGCTGACTATCAAAAGAAGAAAAGCCTGATGACAGCACTCATCAAACGCAACGCACTCATTAAAACAAAAGTGGTGCAGGCCGATGAGTTTGAAAGTGGTGATCGTAAGTTGTTGAACTATGGGCATACGTTGGGTCATGCTATTGAGAATATGTACGAACTGTCACATGGTCAAGCCATTTCTATTGGGATGACTTACGCCTGTCATATTTCTGAACAACTCACCGGCTTTAAACAAACAGAGAAAGTTGTGAATTTATTAAGCAAGTATGGCTTGCCAACCTATGCTGAGTTTGATAAGAAGAAGGCATTTGACATTCTGCAAAAAGATAAAAAGAAAGTGAAGACGGAGATGAGTTATGTATTGCTGAATAAGATCGGCCAAGGAGTGGTGAAGAATATTCCGTTAACACAATTGAAAAACATTATTGAAAGTTTATAA